Proteins encoded together in one Oreochromis aureus strain Israel breed Guangdong linkage group 23, ZZ_aureus, whole genome shotgun sequence window:
- the LOC116312265 gene encoding neuronal acetylcholine receptor subunit alpha-2-like, which translates to MGRKRDLTPLCCCCWILINSVLSEDWDRVHTEDELFRSLFRGYSKWTRPAKNVTDVVIVKFGLSIAQLIDVDEKNQMMTTNVWLKQEWTDYKLQWSPSDFNNVTSIRVPSELIWVPDIVLYNNADGEFAVTHMTKAQLFYTGRVRWVPPAIYKSSCSIDVTFFPFDQQSCKMKFGSWTYDRAKIDLEPFENTVDLKDYWESGEWAIVNAVGTYNTKKYDCCHEIYPDITYYFVIRRLPLFYTINLIIPCLLISCLTVLVFYLPSDCGEKITLCISVLLSLTVFLLLITEIIPSTSLVIPLIGEYLLFTMIFVTLSIIITVFVLNVHHRSSETHTMPRWVRRLFLSVVPRWLCMKRPHHGLRPARRHHLSDKLLPLRTPGPSHSIWITQESDVDAGDEINHWDFHGYSNMEHLERFGSPSCLSARSLGYTLLPQTRSTVRLEWDTPPVECGSTQNQWDSSLSPAVISALEGVTYIAEHLRAEDADFSVKEDWKYVAMVVDRIFLWMFIIVCLLGTVGLFLPPWLSGMI; encoded by the exons ATGGGGCGCAAACGAGACCTGACGccgctctgctgctgctgctggatccTCATCAACTCCG TGCTCTCTGAGGACTGGGATCGTGTTCACACTGAGGACGAGCTCTTCAGGAGTTTGTTTAGAGGCTACAGCAAGTGGACTCGACCGGCGAAGAACGTCACAGACGTGGTCATCGTCAAGTTTGGCCTGTCCATCGCCCAGCTTATAGATGTG GATGAGAAAAATCAGATGATGACAACCAATGTGTGGCTGAAACAG GAATGGACGGATTACAAGCTGCAGTGGAGTCCCTCCGACTTCAACAATGTGACGTCCATCAGAGTCCCTTCTGAACTCATCTGGGTGCCCGACATTGTGCTGTACAACAA TGCTGATGGGGAGTTCGCCGTCACCCACATGACCAAGGCACAGCTGTTTTACACCGGTCGTGTCCGCTGGGTACCGCCCGCCATCTACAAGTCCTCCTGCTCCATCGACGTCACTTTCTTCCCCTTTGACCAGCAGAGCTGCAAGATGAAGTTCGGATCCTGGACGTACGACCGCGCCAAGATCGACCTGGAGCCATTTGAGAACACCGTGGACCTGAAG GACTACTGGGAGAGTGGAGAATGGGCAATCGTCAACGCTGTAGGAACCTACAACACCAAGAAATACGACTGCTGTCACGAGATCTACCCCGACATCACCTACTACTTCGTGATCCGCCGCCTGCCGTTGTTCTACACCATCAACCTCATCATCCCCTGCCTGCTCATCTCCTGCCTGACCGTCCTGGTCTTCTACCTGCCATCAGACTGCGGCGAGAAGATCACGCTGTGCATCTCCGTGCTGCTGTCGCTCACCGTCTTCCTGCTGCTCATCACCGAGATCATCCCATCCACATCGCTAGTCATCCCGCTGATTGGGGAGTACCTGCTCTTCACTATGATCTTTGTCACGCTCTCAATCATCATCACCGTGTTTGTTTTGAATGTGCACCACCGATCATCAGAGACTCACACCATGCCCCGGTGGGTTCGGAGGCTCTTCCTGTCTGTGGTGCCGCGCTGGCTCTGCATGAAGCGCCCGCATCATGGACTCAGGCCTGCAAG GCGACACCACCTGAGTGATAAACTCCTCCCTCTCCGGACTCCGGGCCCCTCCCACAGCATCTGGATCACTCAGGAGTCCGATGTGGATGCTGGAGATGAAATTAACCACTGGGACTTTCATGGTTACTCAAACATGGAGCATTTGGAGAGGTTTGGGTCCCCGTCTTGTCTTTCTGCTCGGTCTCTGGGCTATACACTCCTACCCCAGACACGGTCCACTGTCAGGTTAGAGTGGGATACGCCTCCTGTGGAGTGTGGTTCGACCCAGAACCAGTGGGACTCTTCTTTGTCTCCTGCTGTCATATCCGCCCTGGAGGGAGTAACGTACATCGCCGAACACCTAAGAGCAGAAGATGCAGACTTTTCG GTGAAAGAGGACTGGAAGTATGTGGCCATGGTCGTAGACCGGATCTTCCTGTGGATGTTCATCATAGTGTGTCTGCTGGGGACCGTTGGACTCTTTCTGCCTCCGTGGCTCTCTGGGATGATTTAA